One Clupea harengus chromosome 11, Ch_v2.0.2, whole genome shotgun sequence DNA window includes the following coding sequences:
- the exd1 gene encoding piRNA biogenesis protein EXD1: protein MTSLEDYQFLQSLKGKRLKLKLNDETFIGVVQRILNKTVILEDVKAVKSGREHAVRHFHGREILGVEFFSFRSTEHGIGNNVVAAAGEGHLTVAEYQPYKLDMLRDKEDDEYVNYVVINEFHQKFLPAIMEIQRQKVIGVGADGIGGLYLERLCWLQITTKNRVFLFDMLALGALAFKNGLTKIFSNDRILKVAHDCRRLAACLVALYGVKLMNVFDTQVADFLQFYRETGGLLPDRVSTMQEVVSLHLGMPASHLSSLNIKSRLSKEDREVWYMRPCPEPLLRLMALSVIHLLPLRLALLDALMLDYTSLVDAYLASVLFQPVQTQDIGQNSGLELSRELCELEQLQQERKAWAMDYYPSTTEGRLLRFVSRSNSSTSAAATSASSSHSHTSYGSNPTPAPPTDAPHNPTPPSGSPTPTPTPYATPPIHTPTAQTPSHTPTPHAPTPGSDSTETPTPSPTPHITLPAHQAGNTPALNPILEPVPSYPSNPSRGTESPALNQSILSMTPRVLSIATPKNEASSTKVPKMEPLLKQCPKTFPTESFASLSPPPRLIEVLMDTMAQSMPLTAEGTGQSGIGSYLNLGRGLQLQRAAFNNQVPHTGVMPQSPTTKVAGSKGLVSSAPEADFPLKPMAAMAGVAQQIGSGNRSTAPPLGRATVLQNGPVRPSALSLAFSSFRMTR, encoded by the exons ATGACGTCGCTTGAAGACTATCAATTTTTACAGTCTCTGAAAGGGAAGCGCCTGAAATTAAAGTTGAATGATGAAACTTTCATCGGTGTGGTTCAGCGTATCCTGAACAAAACAGTCATCTTGGAGGATG TTAAGGCAGTCAAAAGTGGCAGGGAACACGCTGTAAGACATTTTCATGGGCGTGAAATTTTGGGTG tggagtttttttcttttcgtaGCACAGAACATGGAATTGG GAACAATGTGGTGGCAGCCGCTGGAGAAGGGCACCTGACCGTGGCCGAATATCAGCCCTATAAACTGGATATGTTGCGAG ACAAAGAAGATGATGAATATGTCAACTATGTGGTCATCAATGAATTTCATCAGAAATTCCTCCCAGCC ATAATGGAGATTCAGCGGCAGAAAGTCATTGGGGTGGGAGCAGATGGCATTGGAGGACTTTATCTTGAGAGACTCTGCTGGCTCCAG ATTACCACTAAGAACAGGGTCTTCCTCTTTGATATGTTGGCACTCGGAGCCCTCGCCTTTAAAAATGGTTTGACCAAGATCTTTTCAAATGATCGCATATTGAAG GTTGCCCACGACTGTCGCAGATTGGCCGCTTGCCTGGTTGCTCTATATGGTGTGAAGCTCATGAATGTATTTGACACACAG GTAGCGGATTTCCTGCAGTtttacagagagacaggaggcctCCTCCCCGACCGGGTCAGCACCATGCAGGAGGTAGTGAGCCTTCACCTGGGGATGCCTGCCTCTCACCTGTCCTCTCTCAACATCAAGTCTCGACTCTCCAAG GAGGACCGTGAGGTGTGGTACATGCGGCCTTGCCCAGAGCCGCTCCTGAGGCTCATGGCTCTGTCGGTCATCCACTTGCTGCCCCTGCGCCTGGCGCTGCTGGATGCCCTCATGTTGGACTACACCAGCCTGGTGGATGCCTACCTGGCCAGCGTCCTCTTCCAGCCTGTGCAAACACAGGACATCGGCCAG aacaGTGGTCTGGAGCTCTCTCGAGAGCTGtgtgagctggagcagctgcagcaggagcgTAAGGCCTGGGCCATGGACTACTACCCCTCCACCACAGAGGGACGGCTGTTGCGATTCGTGTCCCGCTCCAACTCCAGTACCTCTGCTGCGGCCACGTCTGCCTCTTCATCCCACTCTCACACCTCTTACGGCTCAAATCCTACCCCAGCACCCCCCACTGATGCCCCTCACAACCCCACACCACCCTCTGGTAGTCCCACACCTACCCCTACACCCTACGCCACACCACCTATTCATACACCCACTGCTCAAACGCCATCTCATACACCAACTCCTCATGCACCCACTCCTGGTTCAGACAGCACTGAAACCCCCACTccatcccccacccctcacaTCACTTTACCCGCCCATCAGGCTGGTAACACACCAGCTCTTAATCCCATCCTTGAACCTGTACCCTCATACCCTTCAAACCCAAGCCGGGGCACCGAGTCTCCAGCACTTAACCAGTCCATCTTGTCCATGACACCTAGAGTCCTTTCCATAGCGACCCCCAAGAATGAAGCATCATCCACCAAGGTCCCCAAAATGGAGCCATTACTCAAACAGTGTCCCAAGACATTTCCCACAGAGAGCTTTGcgtctctctccccacctcctcgACTCATCGAGGTACTCATGGACACCATGGCTCAGTCAATGCCCCTTACTGCAGAGGGCACTGGTCAGTCCGGCATTGGCTCCTACCTCAACCTGGGCAGAGGCCTACAGCTGCAGAGGGCTGCATTTAACAACCAGGTGCCGCACACTGGCGTGATGCCACAAAGCCCCACCACCAAAGTGGCAGGGTCAAAGGGTTTGGTCTCCTCTGCTCCAGAGGCTGACTTCCCCTTAAAGCCCATGGCAGCCATGGCAGGGGTGGCCCAGCAGATTGGCAGTGGTAACCGTAGTACAGCGCCACCTCTTGGCAGAGCAACAGTGTTGCAGAATGGCCCTGTTCGCCCGTCTGCTCTCAGTCTAGCGTTCAGCTCCTTCAGAATGACAAGATAA
- the LOC122133241 gene encoding uncharacterized protein LOC122133241, with amino-acid sequence MEEKEEMVRTLDFTEGEGIIRTDIQTTRIFEDTRKLQAQREHEQAVVFAKLRGKDRQIAALTEEREKLLFLFWVEREQHSSERRAVERERARAKTEWKRRLDDRERHIQSTVLAVAVMKLTLEKKLNQIEEEKWSPGSADQRTNSREDHKVLHRNDTWQVKQRHRMRRQVARGCKGGWHYTCDVMAESTWTIKQDLIKAHEQEALRVQLLEKQRQRERRTREAEPVGKGEDVRNREKRVWNPGWFRWFGIRRQNTSHDKDSRASEMV; translated from the exons atggaagaaaaggaggagatggTGAGAACACTAGACTTCACTGAGGGAGAGGGGATAATCAGAACTGATATCCAGACCACCAGGATATTTGAGGACACGAGGAAACTGCAGGCCCAGAGAGAGCATGAGCaggctgtggtgtttgcaaagctgagagggaaagatagacagaTCGCAGCTCTCACGGAAGAACGAGAGAAgctcttgtttcttttttgggtGGAGAGGGAACAGCACAGCAGTGAGAGGAGAGCGGTGGAAAGGGAAAGAGCGAGAGCAAAGacagagtggaagaggaggCTGGACGACCGAGAGAGACATATCCAGTCTACAGTCTTGGCTGTGGCAGTGATGAAACTGACACTGGAGAAGAAACTGAACCAGATTGAGGAAGAG AAATGGTCGCCTGGTTCTGCAGATCAGCGTACAAACAGCAGAGAAGATCACAAGGTTCTTCACAGAAATGACACATGGCAGGTAAAGCAAAGACATCGGATGCGGAGGCAGGTGGCGAGAGGTTGCAAGGGAGGATGGCATTACACATGCGACGTGATGGCGGAGTCTACTTGGACCATAAAACAAGATTTGATAAAAGCTCATGAGCAGGAAGCACTAAGGGTACAGTTgctagagaaacagagacagagggagaggaggacaagagaggcagagccagtggggaaaggagaggatgtcaggaacagagagaagagagtctgGAACCCGGGATGGTTTCGTTGGTTTGGCATCAGAAGACAAAACACGTCACACGACAAAGATTCCAGGGCGAGTGAGATGGTCTGA